The sequence AATGCTGAAATCCTTGCAAAAGGTATTGAAGCTAATGCTGGTAACAGTTTAATTATTAAACCAAACCAGATTGGAACACTTACAGATACATATAATACAATTGAGTTAGCAAAAGATAATGGATATGTTCCTGTTGTATCACACCGTTCTGGTGAAACAACTGATGAAACCATTGCACACCTTGCTGTAGCATTCAATGCACCTATTATTAAAACAGGAGCAGCTGGTGGAGAAAGAATTGCAAAACTCAATGAACTAGTCAGAATCGAAGAAGAATTATTAAATCCTAAGATGGCTGATTTATAATTAAAGAAATTAAAAGATAATATTTTAATGAATAAAAATTTACAATAAAAGAGGAAATTAATATGTCAGAATTATTAATACCATTAGACAAGTACCTTGCAGCAGGATTACACATAGGTACACAACAAAAAACAAAAGATATGGAAAAATACATCTACAGAGTAAGAGCAGATGGGCTTCACGTACTTGATGTAAAAAGCAGTAACAATAAAATTATTGTTGCAGCAAAACTTTTATCAAAATACGACCCTGATGAAGTACTTGTAGTATCAACAAGACAGTATGGTCAAGCACCAGTTAAAAAATTCGGAGAAGTAACAGGTACAAAAACAATACCAGGTAGATTCATACCAGGTACACTTACAAACCCTCAATACTCCAAATTTATTGAACCAAAAATCTTAGTTGTAACAGACCCAAGAGCTGACTCACAAGCTGTTATTGAAGCTAAACAGAACAACATTCCTGTAGTAGCTTTATGTGATACAGAAAACTTATTATGTAACGTTGATGTTACAATTCCTGTAAACAACAAAGGAAGAAAAGCTATTGCTTTAGTTTACTGGTTACTTGCAAGACAAATTCTAAGAGAAAGAGGTATCTTATCCTCTGATGAAGAATTTGATTTAGAACCATCAGACTTTGAATTAAAAATATAATCTTATTTAACTAAGGTTATATGTAGATGGTAATTTGACTTTTGAATATATTTGTACACAGACACTTTAAAGATTAACATTGTAGGCTATAATTTTTATAGTTTACCTGTGTTTTAATCTTTTAATTAAAGAGAAAACTTATTTTTTATTAAACTTTTTTTATTTATAATTTTCAGATTTTTTTTACTAAATTAAAGTAATGTAATTATTTTTAGTTATAAATTATTAAATTAGAGTAATATTTATTATATACTTAATACATAAATACTTCATAACAGATTCTCATAATAAATAATTCAGATTTGTAATTTAAGTATAATAGGTTTTTATACTTGAGAATCATATTAAAAGGGGTATTTATCTTTAGAGATTGGATTTTTATTTTTCCATTCTATAGAGATATATGATATATTTTTTGTTCAACACCAATTAAATTAGGAAATTTAAGCATATATTATTTTGCAGGTATGATTTAAATTCTGAAAATTTAATTACTAATGATAGATATTATAAGAAAAAATTTATTTTATAGTAGATTTAATATTTAATTCCAAAGAATTGATACTTGAAATATTTACTGCTATAACAAGTTTTTTTCTATAAATATGGGAGTGGAAAGTTTTAAAATCTTTTTTTTCCATGTTTTGTATTTATCATATTTATAAAGAGGAAAATATTTTCCGACATATTTAGTGTGTGTGTGGGAAATTGTTGTCTTTTTAATTTAAAAACTCTTTTTTTTGAACAAAATTTTCATTATCATTTTTACCTTTTATTTTAAAAAAAATTAATAATATTGACTATTAGGAATTGATTCATTTTATGAAAATAAAAGCATTTGCACCAGGGAAAATAATTCTTTTTGGTGAACATACAGTTGTATATAACAAGCCTGCTATTGCAGTTGCAATAAATCGGGGAGTAGATGTAACACTTACATCACGTAGTGATGATATTGTTAATATTAATGTTGAAACAATTAACTATTCAAAGAAATTAAAGCTTAATAATGGAAAGCTAGTCTATGAATATGATGATAGTCAAAAACAGATTACTGATTATATATATGAAGTTATAAGCCTCTTTGAATATGAGGGTGGCTTTGACTTATCTGTTGATATTAAAATGTATTTAGGTGCAGGTTTAGGATCATCAGCTGCTGTAACTGTATCAACACTTAAAGCACTTGCACTCTATAGTGGTAATGACTTATCACTTGATGAGATTGCAAAAATTGCACGTTCTATTGAAATTAAAATACAAGGAGCTGCAAGTCCTATTGATACAGCAATGAGTACATATGGTGGAATTATCTATATTGATGAAAATTCAAATCTTAATCCTATAGATTTTGATATGAAATTACCATTACTAGTTTCAAATTGTGAAATTGCTGGTAATACAGGAAAGCTTGTTGCATCAGTACGCAATAAATATGAGAAGTATCCAGAGGTTTTAGAGCATATCTTCACAGCAACAGCAAACGTTGCAATAGATGCAAAAAAGGCATTAGAAGATGGTAATTCTCAGAAACTTGCTGATTTAATGAATATTAATCAGGGACTTCTTGATGCAATGGGTGTAAATACTGCAGAGTTATCTGACATGGTATATCAATCACGTAAATTTGGATCTGCTGGATCTAAACTTACAGGTAGTGGTGGTGGAGGATGTATTATTGCATATACACCAGATGATATAGATTATGTCTACGTGAAATTATCAAAACTTTATCCTACATTTATGTGTGAACAGTCACAAAGTGGGGTTTATGCTGAGATAATAGATGAATAAGAAAAATAAAAAATATAATTTAAAGAAATAAATTAGATAAGTAGGTTTTTTATATGATGATAATAAAACTCGGTGGAAGTGCTCTTACAATAAAAGATGCAAAATCACCAACTATAGATGAAGTTAATTTAGAGCGAATTGCTGATGAATTAACATCATACAACCAAGACATGATAATAGTACATGGAGCAGGATCTTTTGGACATATCTATGCACGAGACTATGAAATAGGCAGTGAAGTAAAAGATGTAAATGATCATCTACGTAAAATTGAGGGAATGTGTATAACACAAACATCAGTACATCGCCTAAATTACATGGTGTGTCGTAAACTTCAACAAAAAGGAATACCTGCTGTGGCAATTAAGCCATCATCATTTATAATAACAGAAAATAAAAGAATTGCAGTATGTGATACAACTGTTATTAAAAACTACCTGGAAAATGGTTTTGTACCAGTACTTTATGGTGATGCTGTACTTGACTATAATGATGCAATTAAGTTTGCAATTCTTTCAGGTGATCAGATAATAACATATCTTGCAGAAGAACTAAATGCTGATAAGGTAATTCTTGCATCTGATGTTGATGGAATCTATACAGATAATCCAAAAACAAATCCTGATGCACAACTAATCGAGGAAGTAACAAAAGATACACAACTTAATCTTACATCAAAAAATTCTCATGCAGATGTAACAGGTGGAATGGAAGGTAAAATTAATGAACTTCTAGAACTTGCAGATAAAGGTATTACATCCCAGATTATTAATGGTGAAGTTGAAGGAAATATAAAAGCTGCAGTATCAGGTAGTAAAGTTAAAGGAACAATTATAAAATAAGGTTTCTCTTTATTTTTTGAATATTAAAAAATTATAGAATTAAATAAAATAAAATTTAAAGGATGTGATTAATGTATGATATCAGATCGAAAACTTCAACATCTTGAAATATGTAAAAACTACGATGTTGAACATACAATAACCACTGGATTTGAAGATATAAATCTTGTTCACAGATCATTACCAGAAGTAGACTATGATGAAATTGATACATCAATTGATTTTAATGGAAAAACACTAGATTCACCACTAATAATAACAGCAATTACTGGTGGACATCCTGAAAGTACAAAGATTAATGAAACTCTTGCAACAGCAGCAGAAAATATGAACATTGCAATGGGTGTTGGAAGTCAAAGAGCAGGAATTACAAATCCTGAACTTAAAGAAACATTCACAGTAGTACGCAATTGTGCACCTGAAGCTGCAATAATAGGAAATATTGGAGCACCACAGGTAGAATATGCATACGATGCAATAGAGATGCTTAACTGTGATGCACTAGCAATACATCTTAATCCATTACAGGAAATTATACAACCTGAAGGAGATATTAATGCTAAAGGATATGTAGATTCTATATCTGAAATATGTTCAAATGTAGATATTCCAATCATTGCAAAAGAAACTGGTGCAGGAATTAGTAGCCAGGATGCAAAGATCCTTGAAGATATTGGTGTTAATATGATTGACATTGAAGGTGTTGGAGGTACAAGCTGGGCTGCTGTTGAAACATACAGGGCTGAAAATCCCTCCCTTGGAAATCTATTCTGGGATTGGGGTATAACAACTGCTGTAAGTACTGTTGAAGTACTTGAGGCAACAAATCTTCCTGTAATTTCATCAGGTGGTATAAGAAATGGACTTGAAGCTGCAAAGGCAATAGCACTTGGTGCTGATTGTGTTGGTATGGCTCTTCCATTTTTAAAACATTCCTATCTTGGACATACCTATGTTGAGGAGAAAATTAAACAGTTTAATCGTGAACTTAAAACTGCAATGTTCCTTGTTGGAGCAGAAAACATTGAACAATTACAACAAAAAAAGGTTATTATAACAGGAAAAACACGAGAAGTATTAGAACAACTAGAAATTGATACAAAAAAATTTGCAAGGAGAATATAAATATATGACAATAGAAGTAATTGCAGTTGGAGGATATGAAGAAATTGGAAAAAACATGACTGCTGTAAAAGTAAATGATGATGTAGTAATATTTGATATGGGTATACATCTTGACAGACTTCACATACATGAAGATACTGATATTTCACGGATGCATAGTTTAGATTTAATTGAACGTGGAGTAATACCTGATGATACACTTATGCGTGAGGTAGATGGAAAGGTACGTGCAATTGTATGTACACATGGACACCTTGACCACATTGGTGCTATTGCAAAACTTGCACACCGTTATGAAGCACCAATTATTGCAACACCATATACTCTTGCATTAATTGAAAAAACAATAAAAAGTGAACGTAAATTTAAGGTAAACAATCCACTTAAAGCATTAAATCCTGGAGAAAAACAACAAATTTCACCAAATCTTACACTTGAATTTGTAAGAACAACACACAGTATACCACAAACAATAACAGCAGCACTACACACACCAGAGGGTGTTGTAATATATGCAAACGACTTTAAATTTGACAACCACCAGATGGTATCACCACCACCTGATTATAGAAGATTCAGAGAACTAGGTAAAAAAGGTGTAAAAGCAGCAATTGTAGATACAACTAATATTAAGGAAGTTCAGGAAAGTAAAACCTACTCTGAAAAAATTGCACGAGATCTTCTAAAAGATGTTCTTAAAGAACCACTCGAAGAGAAAAAAGGTCTTATTGTAACAACATTTGCAAGTCATATTGAAAGAATTCAGGCAATTACAAAAATTACAGAAAGAAGTCGTAGAAAAATTATGATTCTTGGTCGTTCAATGGAACGTTACTGTTCAATTGCAGAGTCAATGGGAATATTAAATCTTCCACGTAATGTAAGTTTATATGGAAATTCTAAGGCAATAAATAAGGCATTAGCACGTGCAAATGATCACCGGTCAAAGTACATGCTTATTGTAACAGGACACCAGGGAGAACCTGATGCACTTCTTCCAAGAATAGCTGCAAATAAGACAAACTTTGAAATAAAACCTGGAGATAACGTTGTATTTTCATCATCAACAATACCAAATCCTATAAATATTGCAAATCGTAACTTACTTGACAGACGTCTTAAAGAAAGAGGAGCAAGAATTTATAACAATGTACACGTATCAGGACATGCAGGACCTGAAGATATGCGTGACTTTATACGTATGCTTCAACCAGAACAACTAATACCTGCACACGGTGATATTAGCCATCTTTCAGCATTTGTAGAACTTGCAGAAGAAGAAGGATATAAACTTGGCAACGATGTACATGTACTACGTAATGGACAGGCACAAGTATTTAACTAGAAAAGAAAAATTAAAAAAGTAGTAATATTAAAACATAGAAATATACTATATAAGAGAATTTTATATAATAGGGTGATTTATAATGGATATATTAGAAATATTAAAAGCATACTCAGAAGATGTAGATAGAGAAATAGAATCGTTACTATCTACTTTACAACCAGATGAACTTAGAGAGTCATCAGAATATCTAACAAAAGCTGGTGGAAAAAAAATTAGACCAGCTCTTACAATGTTAAGTTGTCAGGCAGTATCAGGATCAACAGAAAGAGCTCTTAAAGCTGCTGTTGCTATTGAATTAATCCATACATTCAGTCTTATACATGATGATATAATGGACAATGATGATACACGTCGTGGAATGCCTGCTGTACATAAAGTATGGGGAGAACCTACAGCTATTCTTGCAGGAGACACACTATTTTCTAAAGCATATGAATCATTAATTTCAACAGCTTCAGAAAACATACCATATGAAAAAGTTCTTGACTCACTAAGAATTTTATCTGATGCATGTATAAGTATCTGTGAAGGACAAGTACTTGACATGTCATTTGAAGATACATTTGATGTAACACTTGATGCATACAATGATATGATCTATAAAAAAACAGGTGCACTTATCACTGCATCAACTACAATTGGTGCAATTATTGGTGGAGCATCAGAAATACAAATTGATGCACTACGTAAATATGGTGAAAATATTGGTATTGCATTCCAGATACAAGACGACTACATCGACCTTACAGGTGATGATTCAATAGGAAAACCTGTTGGTAGTGATCTTGTAGAAGGTAAAAAAACAATGATGGTTCTCTTTGCACTTGAAAAAGCAAATAGTGAAGATCATGACAGACTCATTGAGCTTCTCCAGGCAAATGATGAAGCTATTATTCCTGAAGCAATGGAATTACTTAACAAGTATGGTGCTATTGATCATGCAAGACTTGCAGCATATGATCATGTAATAAGAGCAAAAGAAGCACTTAGTGTACTTCCAGATTCAGATGCAAAAGAAGTATTATTTAAACTTGCTGATTATGTATTTAGTAGAAAAGTATAATTATTCTTAGAAAAAATGTTTTAAGATTAATTTACACCCTAAAATATTTTTTAAAGCCACTAACCTCCCCCCTTTTTTTATACCATTTTTATTTTTTTTAGTGATATTTTTATTTTTTAATTTTAATTGATAAATAAACAATAAATATTTAAATATAATGGCTACTATATTTTTAATTGTTAACGAGTAAATACAAAAAAAATTTTTTTAAGGATATTATTCAATAACAAAAAAAAGTAGGATATAATTTACAACAAAGTGGTTGGATATATAAAACTAAAATATAAGGAGATATTTTAAATGTTAGATAAAAGAATGGAAGAAGCATTAAATAAACAAATCAACGCAGAATTAGCATCAGGATACTTATACTTATCAATGGCAACATACTTTGAAGATGAAGACTTACCAGGATTTGCAAACTCCCTCAGAGTACATGCAGAAGAAGAACTTGAACATGGTATGAAAATCTATGATTACATCATCCGTAAAAATGGTAGTGTAGTACTTGAAGGATTTGAAACACCAGAACGTCAATGGGATGGAATTGTAGCTGTATATGAAGCTATTCTTGAACACGAAGAACTTGTAACTTCATTAATTAACGACTTAATGGATTTAGCAGAAGAACTTAATGATCATGCAACAATCCAATTCTTATTATGGTTTGTAGAAGAACAAGTTGAAGAAGAAGAATTAGCACATGAAGATCTAAGAAAAGTAAGAATGGCTGTAGATTCAAGACACCTCTTATATGAATTAGACAAAGAATACGGAAGTTTAACTTCAAACGAAGAATAAATTTTCTAAATTTTTATTCTTTTTATTTTTTCACCACCCTATTTTAAAATTAAAAAAAACTATTTTTATTATAAAACTTGAATACTACTTTTTATTAAGATAATTAATTAAATATATAATATAATTTTTAAAATAGAGTTAATTGAGTTTAAAACTGAAGGAATTTTTATGAATAAGTATGTGAGTTTTATTAGTGATGAAGATTTTTTAGATGCTGTTGAATTTGTTGTTAAATCATACATAGTGGAAAATTCTGTGAAAATGATTGAAGATGAATTAAAACATGGAAAAAATACTACTGATTTTATTAAATTAATCTTTGATGTATATACAAAACAAATATCACTTCAAGGATGGTTAGATTCTGAAATTAACAGACAAAAAGATAAATCACGAAATAATAAGATTGGTGAATTCCATCAAAAAGTATTGGGAAAGGTTCCAGGATGGCAAGATTTAAAGATTGGAAGTCCATATGGTGTTGATCTTAAAAATGATGATAACACTGTATTTATTGAATTGAAAAATAAGTTTAATACTTTAAATTCTTCTTCATCTTTAGCAACAATGTTAAAACTTGAAAATATTATTCATGAACATCCTAATGCTAAGGCTTATATTTGTTATATTGTTGAGAAGAAATATAAATCAAAAGATAAAATATGGCATGTGAAAGAAAATAGGGAAAATTCAGATGGAAGTAAAGTTACAATTGATCATTGTAATGAAAATATAAAATTAGTTAGTGGATATAAGGTGTATGAACTTGTAACAGGTGATAGAACTGCACTTAAACAGGTATATGAAGCACTTCCTTTGGCAATAAATGATGTTTTAAAAAATAAATATGATCTTCCTGATTTTAAATTATCAAAAAGTGATCAGGAAATCTTAGATAGTTATGGTGATTATGTTTTTAATTATGATGACTAAAATGGTAATTTTGTTTGTATAGATTTTGTTGTACTACTTTCACTTAAACTGTTTTGAGTTAATGCAGATACTATTGATTTACCAACAGCTTCGGCTAATTTAACAGGTACTGCATTACCAATCTGTTTATATTGTGATGAGGTTGTTCCACTAAATTGCCATGCATCTGGAAATGATTGTATTCTTGCATACTCACGTATAGTAAATGGTCTTGTTTCATCAGGATGACATCTTTCTGTTTGTTTTTGTGCCGGACTTGTTGTAAGTGTAAGTGATGGTTCATCCCATGCAAGTCTTCTTGCCATACCTCTTTTTCCACCACCACTATAGTAACTTTTACCCATGTACTGTTTTTGTATATCAACAGGTAAATCTACCCAGCATCCACCTGGAGGAACAAGTTCAAGAACTTTTCTTTTATTTTCAGAATAACTCATACCATCAGATTCTGGTACATCTTTTAGAACATCAGCAAGTGTAGGTTTTTCATCTGAAACTTCAGGATAGTTAAATATAATACCATCTTTAACTCCTATGAGAAACATTCTTTTTCTTTTCTGTGCAACACCATAATCCCATGCATTAAGTACTTTATATTCTACTCTATAACCAAGACTTTCAAGTACTTCAATCATTGTCTTTAATGTTCGACCTTTATCATGTCTTATGAGTCCTTGAACATTTTCTGCTACACAAATTTTAGGTGAAACTTCCTTTACACATCGTGCAAATTCAAAAAATAATGTTCCACGTGTATCTTCAAATCCAAGTCTTTTACCAGCATAACTAAATGCTTGACATGGAAAACCACCTGCAACTATATCTGCATCATATTTACTAAAATCAACATTATGAACATCATCATGTATAACATTCCAGTTTGGTCTATTATTTTTTAATGTTTCAACACAATCTTTGTCAATTTCAACAAGAAGTTCATGTTCAATTCCTGCATTTTCAAGACCTAATGCAAGACCTCCTGCTCCTGTAAATAATTCAATAGCTTTCATTTTATTTAATATTCCCCTAAATGTATAATTCTTTTTTTTATTATTTATATTCTATATTATATATGTTTCATATTATGTTTAATTTTTATGATTATATACTATTATTATTTTTATTTTTTTATATATTTTTCTAAGATCTTTTGAAATATTTTCAATATATTTTAATTATTTTAATATTATTTATATTTAAATTACTAGATTATATAAATAGAGTACAAAAATTATTAATTGGGAGATGAAATTATAAAATGAATACAAAAGAATATGACTGTTTTGTTGGTAGTGAAAAAATTTACATAAAAGCTTACCTACCTGACATGGAAGGTAATGATGAGTTGCTTGATTGTGTTATACTATCACATGGACTTTCTTTAAATCATACATTTATGATTGCATATGCACAAAAACTTCAAAGTATGGGTGTTGCAGCATTTGTATTTGATTTTCGTGGTGGTGGTTATGACTCACTTAGTGATGGTAAAATATGTGATATGACATTAACATCAGAAGTAGAGGATTTAGAATGTGTTATAGAATTTATCAAAGATCTTGAATTTATTAACAATGATAGTATCTACCTTGCAGGTCACAGTCAGGGAGGATTCATAAGCAGTCTTGTTGCAAATAAAAGATCTGATATTAATGCATTGTTCTTATTTGCTCCTGCATATGTTATAGTTGATGATATGACAAATACAACACGACCAAAAAATGTCTTAGAACTTATGCCAGAACACCTGGGAGATACATATATCAATGATGCACTAAGTGTAAATTTATATGATGATATAGATGATTTTAAAAATCATGTTATAATCTTCCATGGAAAAAAAGATATGCGAGTTCCTATAAGCTATGCACATGATGCATTTGATGCATATAGTGATTGTGAATTAATTGTCTTTGATGATGAAGAGCACAGATTCACAGACAAAACCAAGGATATTGTAGTTATGAAAATTATTGATTTCATACACAAAAATAAGAAATAATACCCTTGTAACTATATGAATTAACATTATCTTTTTTAATTTAATTCATCCTAACATGCTAATTTTAATTTTTAAATGTTATCATATATAGGATAGCATACTATTTTTTTTTATTAATTTAATATTTCATTTATCAATCTCCTTTTTTTTAGTTGTTTAATAGCTACAATCATATTTTTTCCATATAAAATTACTTAAAATTAGTTAATAAGTCTTATTTTAACTATAATATTAATATTTAATAAAAAATATAGTTATTATTATAATTTATAACGTATTTTATGGATTAAATAATTAAATTGGGGGATATTTTTGGAGGCAAATTCTAAAAATATAGAATTAATTCGTGGAGACTATAAGAAGGCTGTAAAGAAGCTTTCTGTACCTACAATGATAAGCTTGCTTGTTGCATCATTATATAATCTTACAGATAGTATTTGGATCTCAGCACTTAGTGCTGATGCTCTTGCTGCACTTGGTTTTATTCTACCATTTTTCTATATTGTTATGGGATTTGGAAGTGGACTTGCAGTTGGAGTAAATAGTGCAATTTCACGACAAATTGGGGCAAATGATCACAAGCAGGCAAGTAACACTGCAATTC is a genomic window of Methanosphaera sp. containing:
- a CDS encoding ferritin yields the protein MLDKRMEEALNKQINAELASGYLYLSMATYFEDEDLPGFANSLRVHAEEELEHGMKIYDYIIRKNGSVVLEGFETPERQWDGIVAVYEAILEHEELVTSLINDLMDLAEELNDHATIQFLLWFVEEQVEEEELAHEDLRKVRMAVDSRHLLYELDKEYGSLTSNEE
- a CDS encoding Eco47II family restriction endonuclease, with protein sequence MNKYVSFISDEDFLDAVEFVVKSYIVENSVKMIEDELKHGKNTTDFIKLIFDVYTKQISLQGWLDSEINRQKDKSRNNKIGEFHQKVLGKVPGWQDLKIGSPYGVDLKNDDNTVFIELKNKFNTLNSSSSLATMLKLENIIHEHPNAKAYICYIVEKKYKSKDKIWHVKENRENSDGSKVTIDHCNENIKLVSGYKVYELVTGDRTALKQVYEALPLAINDVLKNKYDLPDFKLSKSDQEILDSYGDYVFNYDD
- the idsA gene encoding short chain isoprenyl diphosphate synthase IdsA, which gives rise to MDILEILKAYSEDVDREIESLLSTLQPDELRESSEYLTKAGGKKIRPALTMLSCQAVSGSTERALKAAVAIELIHTFSLIHDDIMDNDDTRRGMPAVHKVWGEPTAILAGDTLFSKAYESLISTASENIPYEKVLDSLRILSDACISICEGQVLDMSFEDTFDVTLDAYNDMIYKKTGALITASTTIGAIIGGASEIQIDALRKYGENIGIAFQIQDDYIDLTGDDSIGKPVGSDLVEGKKTMMVLFALEKANSEDHDRLIELLQANDEAIIPEAMELLNKYGAIDHARLAAYDHVIRAKEALSVLPDSDAKEVLFKLADYVFSRKV
- a CDS encoding alpha/beta fold hydrolase; its protein translation is MNTKEYDCFVGSEKIYIKAYLPDMEGNDELLDCVILSHGLSLNHTFMIAYAQKLQSMGVAAFVFDFRGGGYDSLSDGKICDMTLTSEVEDLECVIEFIKDLEFINNDSIYLAGHSQGGFISSLVANKRSDINALFLFAPAYVIVDDMTNTTRPKNVLELMPEHLGDTYINDALSVNLYDDIDDFKNHVIIFHGKKDMRVPISYAHDAFDAYSDCELIVFDDEEHRFTDKTKDIVVMKIIDFIHKNKK
- a CDS encoding isopentenyl phosphate kinase; the encoded protein is MMIIKLGGSALTIKDAKSPTIDEVNLERIADELTSYNQDMIIVHGAGSFGHIYARDYEIGSEVKDVNDHLRKIEGMCITQTSVHRLNYMVCRKLQQKGIPAVAIKPSSFIITENKRIAVCDTTVIKNYLENGFVPVLYGDAVLDYNDAIKFAILSGDQIITYLAEELNADKVILASDVDGIYTDNPKTNPDAQLIEEVTKDTQLNLTSKNSHADVTGGMEGKINELLELADKGITSQIINGEVEGNIKAAVSGSKVKGTIIK
- the mvk gene encoding mevalonate kinase, with the translated sequence MKIKAFAPGKIILFGEHTVVYNKPAIAVAINRGVDVTLTSRSDDIVNINVETINYSKKLKLNNGKLVYEYDDSQKQITDYIYEVISLFEYEGGFDLSVDIKMYLGAGLGSSAAVTVSTLKALALYSGNDLSLDEIAKIARSIEIKIQGAASPIDTAMSTYGGIIYIDENSNLNPIDFDMKLPLLVSNCEIAGNTGKLVASVRNKYEKYPEVLEHIFTATANVAIDAKKALEDGNSQKLADLMNINQGLLDAMGVNTAELSDMVYQSRKFGSAGSKLTGSGGGGCIIAYTPDDIDYVYVKLSKLYPTFMCEQSQSGVYAEIIDE
- the rpsB gene encoding 30S ribosomal protein S2 codes for the protein MSELLIPLDKYLAAGLHIGTQQKTKDMEKYIYRVRADGLHVLDVKSSNNKIIVAAKLLSKYDPDEVLVVSTRQYGQAPVKKFGEVTGTKTIPGRFIPGTLTNPQYSKFIEPKILVVTDPRADSQAVIEAKQNNIPVVALCDTENLLCNVDVTIPVNNKGRKAIALVYWLLARQILRERGILSSDEEFDLEPSDFELKI
- the fni gene encoding type 2 isopentenyl-diphosphate Delta-isomerase, whose amino-acid sequence is MISDRKLQHLEICKNYDVEHTITTGFEDINLVHRSLPEVDYDEIDTSIDFNGKTLDSPLIITAITGGHPESTKINETLATAAENMNIAMGVGSQRAGITNPELKETFTVVRNCAPEAAIIGNIGAPQVEYAYDAIEMLNCDALAIHLNPLQEIIQPEGDINAKGYVDSISEICSNVDIPIIAKETGAGISSQDAKILEDIGVNMIDIEGVGGTSWAAVETYRAENPSLGNLFWDWGITTAVSTVEVLEATNLPVISSGGIRNGLEAAKAIALGADCVGMALPFLKHSYLGHTYVEEKIKQFNRELKTAMFLVGAENIEQLQQKKVIITGKTREVLEQLEIDTKKFARRI
- a CDS encoding RNase J family beta-CASP ribonuclease translates to MTIEVIAVGGYEEIGKNMTAVKVNDDVVIFDMGIHLDRLHIHEDTDISRMHSLDLIERGVIPDDTLMREVDGKVRAIVCTHGHLDHIGAIAKLAHRYEAPIIATPYTLALIEKTIKSERKFKVNNPLKALNPGEKQQISPNLTLEFVRTTHSIPQTITAALHTPEGVVIYANDFKFDNHQMVSPPPDYRRFRELGKKGVKAAIVDTTNIKEVQESKTYSEKIARDLLKDVLKEPLEEKKGLIVTTFASHIERIQAITKITERSRRKIMILGRSMERYCSIAESMGILNLPRNVSLYGNSKAINKALARANDHRSKYMLIVTGHQGEPDALLPRIAANKTNFEIKPGDNVVFSSSTIPNPINIANRNLLDRRLKERGARIYNNVHVSGHAGPEDMRDFIRMLQPEQLIPAHGDISHLSAFVELAEEEGYKLGNDVHVLRNGQAQVFN
- a CDS encoding DNA cytosine methyltransferase, which encodes MKAIELFTGAGGLALGLENAGIEHELLVEIDKDCVETLKNNRPNWNVIHDDVHNVDFSKYDADIVAGGFPCQAFSYAGKRLGFEDTRGTLFFEFARCVKEVSPKICVAENVQGLIRHDKGRTLKTMIEVLESLGYRVEYKVLNAWDYGVAQKRKRMFLIGVKDGIIFNYPEVSDEKPTLADVLKDVPESDGMSYSENKRKVLELVPPGGCWVDLPVDIQKQYMGKSYYSGGGKRGMARRLAWDEPSLTLTTSPAQKQTERCHPDETRPFTIREYARIQSFPDAWQFSGTTSSQYKQIGNAVPVKLAEAVGKSIVSALTQNSLSESSTTKSIQTKLPF